Proteins from a genomic interval of Helicoverpa zea isolate HzStark_Cry1AcR chromosome 31, ilHelZeax1.1, whole genome shotgun sequence:
- the LOC124645046 gene encoding tubulin polymerization-promoting protein homolog: MEEEEPATLTDQFDKFAKLFDSDRDGTTIDLYRSDYWLRQSDVLEDRALTMTDTGIAWMKFSKTELTYSEWSQVLADVCTSRGLDRASVEAALTNCGLPGSVNVNVPQYRDLFDTVKPPPKLLY, encoded by the exons ATGGAAGAAGAGGAACCAGCTACATTGACTGATCAGTTCGATAAGTTCGCCAAACTGTTCGACAGTGACCGAGACGGCACGACTATTGATCTGTACCGCAGCGATTATTGGTTGCGCCAGAGCGATGTCTTGGAAGACAGAGCACTTACTATGACTGACACGGGAATCGCATGGATGAAATTCag CAAAACAGAGCTAACTTACAGCGAATGGTCTCAAGTATTAGCAGATGTCTGTACGAGCAGAGGATTAGATCGCGCCTCTGTAGAAGCTGCGTTAACTAACTGCGGATTACCAGGTAGTGTAAACGTGAATGTGCCCCAATACCGAGACCTGTTCGATACCGTCAAGCCACCTCCTAAGCTCTTATACTAG
- the LOC124645013 gene encoding solute carrier family 35 member B1 homolog encodes MSSVLLNIDVDSPNKNNRDLFLCTRIFNRVSAWHKLIGEMAKSRSEIRFIVYAGAIFVCYFIYGMLQEKITRGKYGENNEKFTCTLSLVLTQCIVNYVFVQLLMLSWKKESDSTRKIYYFSSALTYLLGMVCSNMALQWINYPTQVVGKAAKPIPVMILGVLIGHKSYPMKKYLFVLLIVLGVIMFMYKDQGKKSVEDSSGLGIGEVLLFLSLTMDGLTGAVQERIKSESSPSAYLMMMNTNWWSSLILSIGVLLSGEIFKFFVFVSTYPEVIIYLVGLAVVGALGQMFIFYMVAEFGPLPCSVVTTTRKFFTVLTSVIIFGNVLLPRQWLGAVLVFSGLFLDMFYSKGKATQKRVTQK; translated from the exons ATGTCAAGCGTACTCTTGAACATCGACGTTGATTCTCCGAATAAAAATAATCGAGATTTATTTCTGTGCACTCGCATCTTTAACAGAG TCTCTGCGTGGCATAAATTGATCGGCGAAATGGCTAAAAGCCGTAGTGAAATCAGATTTATTGTGTATGCGGGTGCAATATTCGTATGTTACTTCATATATGGAATGTTACAAGAGAAAATAACAAGGGGGAAATATGGAGAAAATAATGAGAAATTCACTTGTACGTTATCACTAGTTTTAACCCAATGCATCGTTAATTACGTCTTCGTTCAACTTTTAATG CTGTCTTGGAAGAAGGAATCAGATTCTACtaggaaaatatattatttctcatCAGCCCTAACGTACCTTCTGGGTATGGTGTGCTCTAACATGGCATTGCAATGGATCAATTACCCAACACAG gtggTCGGCAAAGCAGCGAAGCCGATTCCAGTAATGATACTTGGAGTTCTCATAGGGCATAAATCCTACCCGATGAAGAAGTATCTGTTTGTTCTGCTGATAGTCCTTGGAGTAATTATGTTCATGTACAAGGATCAAGGCAAGAAGAGTGTAGAAGACTCCTCAGGATTAGGAATTGGGGAGGTGCTGCTGTTTCTGTCGCTGACTATGGACGGCCTTACTGGTGCTGTACAG GAGCGCATCAAGAGCGAATCTTCACCTTCAGCCTACCTTATGATGATGAACACTAACTGGTG GTCATCACTGATACTATCAATAGGCGTGTTGTTGAGTGGTGAAATATTCAAGTTCTTCGTGTTCGTGTCCACTTATCCTGAAGTTATCATTTACCTCGTCGGACTGGCCGTCGTCGGTGCTTTGGGGCAAATGTTCATATTTTATATG GTGGCTGAATTCGGTCCACTGCCGTGTTCCGTAGTCACAACAACGAGAAAGTTCTTCACAGTTCTAACATCAGTCATCATCTTTGGCAACGTATTGCTACCAAGACAGTGGCTTGGAGCTGTTCTTGTATTTTCAG GTCTATTCCTCGACATGTTCTACAGCAAAGGCAAGGCGACTCAAAAGAGAGTGACACAGAAATGA
- the LOC124645047 gene encoding tubulin polymerization-promoting protein homolog has product MDEEQATIESQFFAFAKLFESKTRTGETITLFHSDYWLRQASIIDDRKVTMTDTGILFNKYGKSEIDQTEWLEMITELCVLKQLDEPKTLELLINCGLPGETPVDIPMYRTFFGTYKSKNLLEGQTSVANKLAGQK; this is encoded by the exons ATGGATGAAGAACAGGCTACAATTGAAAGCCAGTTCTTTGCTTTCGCAAAACTTTTTGAAAGCAAAACGCGAACTGGTGAAACCATCACACTCTTCCATTCGGACTACTGGTTGCGACAAGCCAGCATTATCGACGACAGAAAGGTTACTATGACTGACACAGGaatattattcaataaatacgg TAAATCAGAAATAGACCAAACTGAATGGTTAGAAATGATAACAGAACTTTGCGTTTTGAAGCAACTCGACGAGCCTAAAACCCTAGAATTGTTGATAAACTGCGGTCTTCCAGGAGAAACGCCTGTCGACATACCTATGTATCGAACATTCTTTGGGACTTACAAATCGAAAAACCTGCTGGAAGGCCAAACCAGTGTAGCTAACAAATTAGCTGgacaaaaataa